One Pseudomonas sp. HOU2 genomic window carries:
- the cbiE gene encoding precorrin-6y C5,15-methyltransferase (decarboxylating) subunit CbiE → MTPWLTVVGIGEEGFKGLGKNARRALMGASRIIGGQRQLDLLPVCIRGERTLWPSPFSLAPVLQQRGEAVCVLASGDPMFYGVGASLARQVPSAEMLILPAPSSCSLAAARLGWPLQDVVTLSLVARPLAALNAQLFSGVRLLLLSNDRQSPAAVAALLRERGFGGSRLSVLEHLGGDAERRIDGTADDWSDPTIADLNVIAIECLGDAQAPRLSRLAGLPDSAFQHDGQLTKRDVRAITLARLAPIPGELLWDVGGGCGSIGIEWMRTHPSCRAIAIEADEGRQALIEHNRDALGVPGLQLVRGRAPQALADLERPDAIFIGGGVTREGVFETCWEQLKPGGRMVANAVTLQSEVTLMHWRERHGGELTRIHVAQAQPLGEFDTWRQALPITLLDLVKPLDA, encoded by the coding sequence ATGACACCCTGGCTGACGGTAGTGGGAATCGGTGAAGAAGGCTTCAAGGGCCTGGGCAAAAATGCCCGGCGCGCCCTGATGGGCGCCTCGCGGATCATCGGCGGTCAGCGGCAACTGGACTTGCTGCCGGTGTGCATTCGCGGCGAACGCACTTTGTGGCCAAGCCCGTTTTCCCTCGCGCCGGTTTTGCAGCAACGCGGCGAAGCCGTGTGCGTGCTGGCCAGTGGTGATCCGATGTTCTACGGCGTCGGTGCCAGCCTCGCGCGGCAGGTGCCGAGTGCCGAGATGCTGATCCTGCCCGCGCCATCCTCCTGTTCGCTGGCAGCCGCCCGCCTCGGCTGGCCGTTGCAGGATGTAGTGACATTGTCGCTGGTCGCGCGACCTTTGGCGGCACTCAATGCGCAGCTGTTCAGCGGGGTGCGCCTGTTGCTGTTGAGCAATGACCGGCAAAGTCCGGCGGCAGTCGCGGCGCTGCTGCGTGAGCGCGGTTTTGGCGGCAGTCGCCTGAGCGTTCTGGAGCACTTGGGGGGCGATGCCGAGCGGCGCATCGACGGTACAGCCGATGACTGGAGCGATCCAACGATTGCCGATCTGAATGTGATCGCCATCGAATGCCTGGGCGATGCGCAGGCACCACGCCTGTCGCGTCTTGCCGGGCTGCCCGACTCGGCATTCCAGCACGACGGTCAACTGACCAAACGCGATGTCCGCGCCATCACCCTCGCCCGCCTCGCACCGATCCCCGGCGAATTGCTGTGGGATGTCGGCGGCGGTTGCGGCTCGATCGGCATCGAATGGATGCGCACACACCCCAGCTGTCGGGCCATCGCCATCGAGGCGGATGAGGGCCGACAGGCGTTGATCGAACACAACCGCGACGCATTGGGCGTACCCGGCCTGCAACTGGTGCGGGGTCGCGCGCCACAAGCCCTCGCCGACCTCGAGCGCCCGGACGCGATCTTCATCGGCGGCGGCGTGACTCGCGAAGGCGTGTTCGAAACCTGCTGGGAACAACTCAAACCCGGAGGCCGCATGGTCGCCAACGCCGTGACCCTGCAAAGCGAAGTCACGCTGATGCACTGGCGCGAACGCCACGGCGGCGAACTGACGCGCATCCATGTCGCTCAGGCGCAACCACTGGGCGAGTTCGACACCTGGCGACAGGCGCTGCCGATCACCCTGCTGGATCTGGTCAAACCCCTCGATGCGTGA
- the cobG gene encoding precorrin-3B synthase translates to MSTALRPSACPGLLRIVQALDGGICRIKLNGGSITADQADAVADAAERFASGAIEATNRANLQIRAIGEQSAALIDSLLAAGLGPQTAAGDDVRNLMLSPSAGIDRQLLFDTRPLAEQILATLQTHPRFHELSAKFAVQLDGGEALAMLEHPHDLWLSAFERDGEVLLAFGLAGCPTDRAAGAVTVEHGHALVVAVLELFLERARPEQTRMRHLLDEWPMLAFLEQLRERVAINAAIARQRTPLADALHIGVHRQNADDRVYVGAVPALGRLDPAMLRGAARLAREYGDGTLRFTPWQSLLLPNVKPTDAAQVLENLTPLHWLTDVSEPLSRLIACTGSSGCGKGLADTKHDARRLATLLPQAQNVHLSGCPRSCAAAHRTPATLLAVSPGHYDLYFRDAALPGFGALHARNLTIEAAATLLDARSRSPLDA, encoded by the coding sequence CTGTCCACCGCTTTGCGCCCCTCGGCTTGTCCGGGGTTGCTGCGTATTGTCCAGGCGCTGGACGGCGGCATTTGCCGGATCAAACTCAATGGTGGCTCGATCACTGCTGATCAGGCTGACGCGGTGGCTGATGCTGCCGAGCGTTTTGCCAGTGGCGCGATCGAGGCGACCAACCGCGCCAATCTGCAGATTCGAGCTATTGGCGAGCAATCCGCAGCGTTGATCGACAGTTTGCTGGCCGCCGGCCTGGGGCCGCAAACTGCAGCGGGTGACGATGTACGCAATCTGATGCTCAGCCCGAGTGCCGGGATCGATAGGCAACTGCTGTTCGATACCCGGCCACTGGCCGAACAGATTCTGGCGACCCTGCAGACGCATCCGCGCTTTCACGAGTTGAGCGCCAAGTTCGCCGTGCAACTCGACGGCGGGGAGGCGTTGGCGATGCTCGAGCATCCGCACGATCTGTGGCTGTCGGCGTTCGAACGTGACGGTGAAGTCTTGTTGGCGTTCGGTCTGGCCGGCTGCCCGACCGATCGTGCGGCCGGTGCCGTGACCGTGGAACACGGCCATGCGCTAGTGGTCGCGGTGCTGGAGTTGTTCCTTGAGCGGGCTCGACCGGAGCAGACGCGCATGCGCCATCTGCTCGATGAATGGCCGATGCTGGCCTTTCTCGAACAGTTACGCGAACGCGTGGCGATCAACGCCGCCATTGCCCGACAGCGCACGCCGCTGGCGGATGCGCTGCACATCGGTGTTCACCGGCAAAATGCTGACGACAGGGTGTATGTCGGCGCGGTTCCGGCGCTCGGCCGTCTCGATCCGGCCATGCTGCGTGGCGCGGCCCGACTGGCCCGCGAGTACGGTGACGGCACCCTGCGTTTCACCCCTTGGCAAAGTCTGCTGTTGCCGAACGTGAAGCCCACCGACGCGGCGCAAGTCCTGGAAAATCTGACGCCATTGCACTGGCTGACCGACGTCAGCGAGCCGCTGTCCCGGCTGATCGCCTGCACCGGCTCCAGTGGCTGCGGCAAAGGCCTGGCCGATACCAAACACGACGCCCGGCGGCTGGCGACGCTGTTGCCACAGGCGCAGAACGTGCACCTGTCCGGTTGCCCGCGCTCTTGCGCTGCAGCCCATCGCACCCCGGCGACATTGCTGGCGGTCAGCCCTGGTCATTACGACCTCTATTTTCGCGATGCAGCGCTGCCGGGTTTCGGCGCGCTGCACGCACGCAACCTTACTATTGAAGCGGCCGCGACCCTGCTCGACGCCCGCTCACGGAGCCCCCTTGATGCTTGA
- a CDS encoding precorrin-8X methylmutase, whose translation MLDYIRDGQEIYRNSFAIIRSEANLARIPADLEKLAVRVIHACGMVEAIDGLQFSEGAGKAGRDALAAGAPILCDARMVSEGVTRARLPANNQVICTLRDDSVPELARELGNTRSAAALELWRPHLEGSVVVIGNAPTALFYLLEMLDAGAPKPALILGFPVGFVGAAESKAALAADSRGVPFVIMQGRLGGSAMAAAAVNALATEIE comes from the coding sequence ATGCTTGATTACATCCGCGACGGTCAGGAGATCTATCGCAACTCCTTCGCGATCATTCGCAGCGAGGCCAATCTGGCACGCATCCCGGCCGATCTGGAAAAACTCGCGGTGCGGGTGATCCACGCCTGCGGCATGGTCGAGGCCATTGACGGTCTGCAATTTTCCGAAGGTGCCGGCAAGGCCGGGCGCGATGCACTGGCAGCCGGCGCGCCGATCCTGTGTGATGCGCGGATGGTTTCCGAAGGCGTGACCCGTGCCCGTCTGCCGGCGAACAATCAAGTGATCTGCACCCTGCGCGATGACAGCGTGCCGGAGCTGGCCCGTGAGTTGGGCAACACCCGTTCGGCGGCGGCGCTGGAGTTGTGGCGTCCACACCTGGAAGGCAGCGTGGTGGTGATCGGCAACGCGCCGACCGCACTGTTTTACCTGCTGGAAATGCTCGACGCCGGCGCACCGAAACCGGCGCTTATCCTCGGCTTCCCGGTGGGCTTCGTCGGCGCCGCCGAATCGAAAGCGGCGCTGGCGGCTGACAGTCGCGGCGTACCGTTCGTGATCATGCAAGGCCGGCTCGGCGGCAGCGCCATGGCTGCCGCCGCAGTCAATGCCCTCGCCACGGAGATCGAATGA
- a CDS encoding precorrin-2 C(20)-methyltransferase codes for MQAKGRLIGLGVGPGDPELITVKALRLLRESPVVAYFVAKGKKGNAFGIIEAHLQDAQNLLPLVYPVTTEVLPAPLSYEQVISDFYDEAAETVAAHLDAGRDVAVICEGDPFFYGSYMYLHDRLSTRYEAEVVPGVCSMLGGASVLGAPLVYRNQSLSVLSGVLPHEDLKRRLADADAAVIMKLGRNFPKVRAVLEELGLAERALYVERATMANQKIVPLDQVEPMSSPYFSLIIVPGERWQG; via the coding sequence ATGCAGGCCAAAGGACGTCTGATCGGCCTCGGTGTGGGCCCCGGTGATCCGGAACTGATCACCGTCAAAGCCCTGCGTCTGTTGCGCGAGTCGCCAGTGGTGGCGTACTTCGTTGCCAAGGGCAAGAAAGGCAACGCGTTCGGCATCATCGAAGCGCATCTGCAGGATGCGCAGAATCTGCTGCCGCTGGTGTACCCGGTGACCACCGAAGTGCTGCCGGCGCCGCTGTCCTACGAGCAAGTGATCAGCGATTTCTACGATGAAGCCGCCGAGACCGTGGCTGCGCATCTGGACGCCGGCCGTGATGTGGCGGTGATCTGCGAAGGCGACCCGTTCTTTTACGGCTCCTATATGTATCTGCACGATCGGTTGTCCACGCGCTATGAAGCCGAAGTGGTGCCGGGCGTGTGCTCGATGCTTGGCGGCGCCTCGGTGCTCGGCGCGCCGCTGGTGTATCGCAACCAGAGCCTGTCGGTGCTTTCCGGCGTGCTGCCGCACGAGGATCTGAAGCGACGCCTGGCCGACGCCGATGCAGCGGTGATCATGAAGCTGGGGCGCAACTTTCCCAAAGTTCGTGCGGTGCTCGAAGAGCTCGGTCTGGCCGAGCGTGCGCTGTACGTCGAACGCGCGACCATGGCCAATCAGAAGATCGTGCCGCTGGATCAGGTCGAGCCGATGTCCTCGCCGTACTTCTCGCTGATCATCGTCCCGGGCGAACGGTGGCAAGGTTGA